The following is a genomic window from Pirellulales bacterium.
TCGCCATCGCCGACGGCAAAGAATTCGACGGTCATCTGCGAGCTGTCGGCCTTGACGCGGAGCGCGCCGTGCTCGCCGTTGTAGATGGCCTGACTTCCCGCGGCGAGCTCGCCAAAGCCGTCGATGCGGCGGCCTCCCAGCCCATTGACGAGATACGATAAGCCGTCGATCTCGAGACGCTCGTAAGTGTGGCTGCTTCCGGCAATCACCAGGTCGGCGCCCCACTCGCGCAAGGGCCAGCGGAGGGGGACATCCGCGCTCTGCTCTTCGCCCGATGAGTAGGGCGCGCGATGCAGCAAGACAACTTGAAAAGGGGATGCCGACGAGGCCAGCTCGTCGCGCAACCACCTGGCCTGCTTCGACTGGGCGTCGACGCCGTCGGGCTCGCGCGGATCGCTGTCGAGCACAAAGAAATGGATCGCCCCGGCGACGAAGTCGTAGTAGCGTTCGTTTCCCGGCAGCGTGAAATATTCCAGGTAGGGCGCCGCGCCGGCACTCTGCCAGTCGTGCGTATCAAGCGCCGGAAAGAAGCGATTCGTTGCCGTCCCCCTTCCGAACATGCCCCCATAGTTGCCGATGAACCGCTGGTAGTATTTGCCGATATTGGCGTCGATCGTGCTGGCGGCGCCCGTGTCGTAGTTATTGCCCCCCACGGTAGCGACCAGGTCGGGATTCCATCCATCCACGAGCGCCGCCACCGCCGCTTCTCCTGGCCCATCGAAGCCATAGCCACCGATGATCGCGGCGGTAACCTGCGCGGCGGGATCGCCCTTGCGCGGAAAACGGCGCAGCGGCTGATTCGCTCCTTCGCTCAAGGTGTAGTAATCGCGTCCTTCGCGATCGAACGTCACCGACTCTCCCTGCGGCTCGAACTTGTAAGGCACCACGATCGAATCGGATTCGAGTGCCGTCCAGACATCGGTGCCGAGCGGTCGCGGAAACAACAGCACGGCGAAATAGGTCTTCATCAGGATCTCGGTGCCGTTGGGCGAGATGTCCCCGGCGACGAACCCCGTGCCTTCCATCTCGCCCATGCATTCGAGCGTCGTCGTCTCTCCTTCGGCCAGGGGAAACCTGGCGCGATAAATCCGCGCTTGCGAATCGCGTTTCGAGACGATGAACAGGTCGCCCGTCAGCGGATCGACGAGCAAGGTCTCGGCGTCGCGCGGTCCGTCGGGATAGACGAGCGTGATCGTGGCGACGTCGGCGATGTCCGCCGTCACGGGCTCTTGATCGGCGCGGACGACCGGCTCGGGCACGCGGTAGACTCGAATCGAGCTGCGTTTGCCGTTGTTGTCGCCGATATCTCCGATGTAGAGATAGTCGACGCCGCTCGCTGGCCCAGGGCCCAGGGCGATATCTTCCCAATCGATCGCCTTGGCGCCCGGGATGTTGAAGGTGCCGAGCAGCGCGCCCTGCTTGTTCAAGGCGAAGATCCGCGCCGAATCGCCCGAGTCGTTGTGCGTCCAAAAAACATCGAGGTGCTTGCGACTGGCGACGAGGCCGCTGGCCTCGACCACGTCGCTCCCCTCGACGTTGCCGGTCGTCTCGCCGGGCAGAAAGCGGACCGAGGGATCGCGCTCGGCGGCGAGCGACTCGCCATGGAAGAGAATCCAGGCGAGTACCAGGCCTAGGATGAAATGTCGGACGGTCAGAGCCATGCGCATGGGCCAGCACTTACTTCGCGTTGACGAGGTTGCGAAGCTCGATCATTGGCAGAAACCGCCCGTCTGGCAAGTAGGTACACGGCTCCGGTGAGCCCGAGCTTATCTTGCGGCTCAAGCCTGGACGAGCCAGACGAAATCCTTGGAATTGCGGCAACTGCGCACCAGGTAATTGGCGTAGCCCAGATGCTCGGTGGCCAGTTGCAGCAGGCGGCCGAAGGTGGCGGGCGTGTAGTAGTGCGCATGAATGGCGTAGCCGCGCTCGCGCAGGCTGGCGGTCGTCACGTCGGGCGCGGTGTAGCGGACCCACTTCTCGTAATGGTGTTCCTGGAACGTCCACGTGCCCTCGCGCCACTCACCGAGCCAATCTTCTTCGCGCGAGAGGGGCTGCCGCAGGTCGAAACAGTTATTGGCGTCGGGCACGACCCCCAGCACGTGTCCCCCCCGGCGCAGCTTCTTGTGCCACACCTCGAGCGTGCCCAAGGGATTCACGAGATGCTCGAAGACGTGGCTGCTGAAGATGAAATCGAGCGAGCCGTCGGGAATGTTCTCCAGGCGTTGAGCGTCTCCCACGATATAGCGGTCCCATAGCTTGCGGACCTGCTCCGGCACGTTGCCGGCGTATTTCTTACCGTACATCGCCATCCATTTGTCGAGCGGATATTGCTCGAGGTAGCGCACGTCGATCTCTTTCGAGGGCAACACCTGCGGCGACATCCCGGGACCGATCTCGATGCCGTTACCGCGCGCATACTCGAAGAGATCCTTGCGCAGCGAAAGCGCCTCGCTGATACCGAGCAACACGGATCCGGTGTTCGTCCCGGCGCGCCCCTCCGCTTCCTCGACGCCGATTACTAGCCGCGCCTGTTCCACGTCTTTCAAGCGTGCCGGCCAGCGCAACGGAAGGGGACGCCAGTTGCTCGTCGTGTCGCGCAACTCGGCACGCGCCACCTCGAAACGCTCTCCCTTCGCTCCCACCGCCGCGACACGCAGCGTGACGGGTCGGGCATGGCGTTCATCGGCGCGGGCCACGCTCCAGCCGAGATCGTTCGGCATCGATCGCATCTCGTCGAAGGCAAGGAAACCGCCGATCTGCAGTTCGGCGCCGGCCGCCAGACGCAACGAGTGCATCGCCAGGTCTTCCGATTGGTGCAGACAGGGTTCGAGCCCCTCGGGCATCTTAAGCACAGCCCGATCGCGACGACGCACGAGATCGATCAAATTCATCGCGGGACATCCTTTCCTCGCTCGGTTCAAAACAGGCCGCCCGTGATAGCGGCGCAGGCAGAACCTGTCCAGGTCATTTGCCGGGCGACAGCAACGACAGCAGCACGCTGGGCCGCGAAATCCGCCGGCCGGCGCGGTTACGTCTTGGCGGGACCGTTGCCATTCGACGCATGCACGTGCAGATTGCCATCGCGGAAGGCCGTTGCCATGGCCAGCGGCACCTCGGCCTCGGCCAGCACGACGCGCGAGCGGTTCTCGGCCACCTGGGCCTTCATCTCTTGCTCGCGCGCCACGGCGAACGCGCGGCGTTCCTCGGCATGGGCCCGGGCCACGCGCATGTCGGCCTCGGCCTGATCGGCCTGCAAGCGAGCGCCGATGTTCTCGCCGACGTCGATATCGGCGATATCGATCGAGACGATCGTGAAGGCCGTCTGCGCGTCGAGCCCGCGACGCAGCACCGCCTTCGAGATCATGTCGGGATTCTCCATCACCAGCAGGTGACTCTCGGCCGAACCGATCGAGGTGATGATGCCTTCGCCGACACGGGCGATAATCGTGTCTTCGGTCGCGCCGCCGATGAGCTGCGTCAGGTTCGTGCGCACCGTGACGCGGGCACGCACCTTCAACTCGACGCCGTTCTTGGCGATGGCGCTCAGGGTGGTGCGATTGCTTTTGGCTGGATCGGGGCAATCGATCACCTTGGGATTCACGCTCGTCTGCACGGCGTCGAGCACGTCGCGGCCGGCCAGGTCGATCGCTGCGGCGCGGTCGAAGTCGAGATCCAGATCGGCGCGATGCGCGGCGATGATCGCCCGGATCACCCCCGGCACGTTGCCCCCCGCCAGGTAGTGCGCCTCGAGACGGCGCGTGGTGATGCCGCTGTTCGGGTCATTCCCCACGCCCGCCTGCATGGCCATGATCTTCGACTGCACGATGACGCGGGCATTGACCTGCCGCAGCGACATGCCGATCAGGCTCCAGATGCTGACCCGCGCGTTCGACATGTAGGCCTGAAACCAGATCGGGCCGTAGATCAGGGCCACGATCAAGGCGACGAAGCCAAAGCCGAGCAGCAGCATGACCCCCAAAGCAAACCAAACCAGGTCGAGAGGGCCTTCGGCGAACAGAACGGGCAGCGAGACGAACATGGGTGGAGTCCTCGTGCGAATCCGGAGAGCGAGGTGTTTGGATAGCATACTGGCTGCACGAGCCGTGAGCCAGCGAGGACGCCGCGGAGTGAGAAGGAATCGCGGAGTTGTGCTTGGAGGGGTGGGGTGGTGGTGGGGGAGATTTCTCTGATCCTCTGGTCGCTGCGCGACACCGACCATCTTGCGACTTGGGGTCGTTTCGGAAGGGGAACTTTTTCCGCAAGATGATCGGTGGTACCCGGTCGCGGGGGTATCCGGTTGGTTTTACTGGCGGGTTAGAACTCGACGACCGTCTTAATGCCCTGCGGATGGCGGTGCTCGTAGTGCCAGAGGGCCTCGTCCTGCGCGACGCGCGACGTGATGAGCCGGGCCAGCGTGTTGGGCATTTGCTCGTGGAAGCGAGTCAAGTTCGCGAGCGAGGCGCTGAAGTCGCGCAGCGCCGCGTTCACGCTGCCCAGGATCAGATGGTTTCGCAGCAGGCTGTCGCGCATCATGCGGGCCACGTTGATGGCGGCCGGCTCCGGGCGGCGCGTGCTGCCGAGCCAGGCGATGGCTCCGCGGGCACGCACGATCGCCGCGGCACGCACGGCCAACTCGTCGTCCCCCGTGCATTCGAGCAGCAGGTCATAGCCGTCGCGTTCGACGTCGGCCGGATCGAAGTTGGCCTGTTGGGCGGGCAGGTACTCGCCGCCAAGTTCCACGACCATCTGGGCGCGGAAGGTGGTCGGGTCGTCGCGGCCGTAGACGGTCGTGGGCCAGCCGCGGGCCAGCGAGCCCAGCAGCGCCCCAAAGGCGATGGGCCCTAGTCCCGTGATGAGCACGCGGGGGGGCGCCGAGGGTTGCCAGTATGGCTCGCCGAAGCGGGCCCGTTGGAGCAGCGTGATCTCGCTCATCGATTTCTCGGAGCAGGTCAGCGGCTCGACCAGGATGGCGAACGGCCGTTGAGCGGGCGCGATGGGGAGCAGGTGTCGTGGCTCGTCGAGCCAGTAGGGGGTCGAGAAGCCATGTTCGAGCACGATGCCGCGTTCGGTGTAGTTGCCCATCGCCAGCATGTCGGGGCGATGGGGTGCATCGACCGCGGCGCGGCGCACGAGGGGCAGGACGAGATCGCCCGCGCGGTATTCGCGGACGCCTTGTCCGACCGCCTCGACCTGGGCCAGGCATTCGTGCCCCAGCACAAGAAACCCGCATCCGGGAGGTGACATTGGTTCGCGGGAGTGGAGGATCTCGCGATCGGTGCCGCAGACGCCGAGTTCGAGCGTGCGGCAGAGGACCTGGCCGGGGGCAGGTTGAGGTGGCTCGGTCAGGTCGACGAAACCGGGCTCAACCCGCCCGGCAAAAGCGGCAATTCCCCGCATCGTGCGGTCCGTCTAGCAAAGGGGATTTCATGGTTGGCTGTGGTTCGGCCGATTCGACTCTGGGTGCCACTGGCTCCGCCAGTGCCGGCCTTTCGAACGGGCTTTAACCTGTACCTCATGGCTGGTGATTTCGAGGCTGGAACAGGTCGACGGCCTGGACTGCCTTGCTCGATTCTTCAGAGGCACTGGCAGAGCCAGTGGCACCCAGACAGACCTCACGGCAATGCCGGCCTTCATCGGAGGTAGGCGGAACTATTGCGAGACGAAGTCCTGCACGACGGTGACTTCGCGAATCTGCCGCGTGCTGGGCTCGAAGACCCGGATCTTAACCTGAATGCCGCGCAAAGGAACGGGGTAGGGGGGCGGGGCCTCCTTTTCGGTCTCGTCGTCGACGCCGCCGATCTTCGCGGGTGTCGGGACACCGCCGATGTCAATCACTGTATCGTCGTCAAAGCCGTTGGTCCCTTCATCAACGAGGCCGTCGTTGTCTTGATCGAAGCCGTCGTGCTCGTAGTGGGTGGACCATGTGTCGTAGGTAGATGGTGCTGCAGGTGGAACATTCGTTAGAGAGGCCACACTAGCGAGCGGATGTCCAATTACAGCGACCTTGTCGTTGCCGGGCCGAAAGAACGGACCAAAAAAACTAGACTGAGGAACATCTGTCGGAAAGTCAGATTGAGGATATCTAACAGTAGAGCCTGTTCCACCAAAGTAATTCAGATCAACATACGAGCCAAAGGCAACGGGAGTGGTAGTCACTGCCGAGAAATTGGGAGCCGTGAAGAAACCACTAGCCAGGCTTTTGAAGTTGGTATGTTCTGGATACTCTCCGGATGCGGTGATCAATTCACCGGTTGTGGTATCCTGAAATACTGGCGCGCCGGGATCCCAAGCTTTCACATCGAAGCTCAAAACGTTTGTCAGAATCACATCATCCGACAGTCGTGTACCACTGGTGGCATACTGAACGAGTGTGCCTGTGATTCCATCGGTAACTGGTTGTGGCGACGGTGGCGGAGTTTGCCATGGAAATCGCATGCTCCACGGATCCGACACGCCGACGAGATTGACCACTGGTGGGTTCACTGACGCCCCATCTTCGAGCGTGGCAGTTGGCAGCACGGTCGCAGCGGTGCCACCAAAACTCGGGATAATATATTGCTGAGTGGCACCATAGTACGGCGAATCCGTATCTGTCGCACCCCCCACCAATCCTTGCGTGAGCGGAAACGGCCATGCTGTGGACGAGCACTCGCGAAGCGTCGGCAAGCCCAGCACGCCCCAGAATCGCGCATCGTGTGGAAAAGCCCACGGCTGGTGTCCGTAACGATTCTCGCGTTTCGTCAGATCTCCAAGCGTATTGAGACGCAAAGTGAAGGGCGCTGTTCCGCCTGTGCGCCAATCATGGGTTCCGCCTTGTTGCCGTGCGG
Proteins encoded in this region:
- a CDS encoding alcohol dehydrogenase catalytic domain-containing protein is translated as MRGIAAFAGRVEPGFVDLTEPPQPAPGQVLCRTLELGVCGTDREILHSREPMSPPGCGFLVLGHECLAQVEAVGQGVREYRAGDLVLPLVRRAAVDAPHRPDMLAMGNYTERGIVLEHGFSTPYWLDEPRHLLPIAPAQRPFAILVEPLTCSEKSMSEITLLQRARFGEPYWQPSAPPRVLITGLGPIAFGALLGSLARGWPTTVYGRDDPTTFRAQMVVELGGEYLPAQQANFDPADVERDGYDLLLECTGDDELAVRAAAIVRARGAIAWLGSTRRPEPAAINVARMMRDSLLRNHLILGSVNAALRDFSASLANLTRFHEQMPNTLARLITSRVAQDEALWHYEHRHPQGIKTVVEF
- a CDS encoding prepilin-type N-terminal cleavage/methylation domain-containing protein, with translation MPVAPRAELRSSDQVSGTGYLTYTYHRPAPRFRAPSARAGFTLLEVLVATVLVLIMLATVVSVFANMSDSMRDSRAMIEVNDRLRYTKDRLQLDLAGVTVTMLPPRRPESGEGYFEYIEGPIGPILQPMIDADEDGVRDTPESTIGDTDDILMFTTRSSGESFIGKAQTGNGTAQSQVAEVCWFLRGTTLYRRQLLVAPGLETTLTGAWATSPGFYANNDISARQQGGTHDWRTGGTAPFTLRLNTLGDLTKRENRYGHQPWAFPHDARFWGVLGLPTLRECSSTAWPFPLTQGLVGGATDTDSPYYGATQQYIIPSFGGTAATVLPTATLEDGASVNPPVVNLVGVSDPWSMRFPWQTPPPSPQPVTDGITGTLVQYATSGTRLSDDVILTNVLSFDVKAWDPGAPVFQDTTTGELITASGEYPEHTNFKSLASGFFTAPNFSAVTTTPVAFGSYVDLNYFGGTGSTVRYPQSDFPTDVPQSSFFGPFFRPGNDKVAVIGHPLASVASLTNVPPAAPSTYDTWSTHYEHDGFDQDNDGLVDEGTNGFDDDTVIDIGGVPTPAKIGGVDDETEKEAPPPYPVPLRGIQVKIRVFEPSTRQIREVTVVQDFVSQ
- a CDS encoding metallophosphoesterase, translated to MRMALTVRHFILGLVLAWILFHGESLAAERDPSVRFLPGETTGNVEGSDVVEASGLVASRKHLDVFWTHNDSGDSARIFALNKQGALLGTFNIPGAKAIDWEDIALGPGPASGVDYLYIGDIGDNNGKRSSIRVYRVPEPVVRADQEPVTADIADVATITLVYPDGPRDAETLLVDPLTGDLFIVSKRDSQARIYRARFPLAEGETTTLECMGEMEGTGFVAGDISPNGTEILMKTYFAVLLFPRPLGTDVWTALESDSIVVPYKFEPQGESVTFDREGRDYYTLSEGANQPLRRFPRKGDPAAQVTAAIIGGYGFDGPGEAAVAALVDGWNPDLVATVGGNNYDTGAASTIDANIGKYYQRFIGNYGGMFGRGTATNRFFPALDTHDWQSAGAAPYLEYFTLPGNERYYDFVAGAIHFFVLDSDPREPDGVDAQSKQARWLRDELASSASPFQVVLLHRAPYSSGEEQSADVPLRWPLREWGADLVIAGSSHTYERLEIDGLSYLVNGLGGRRIDGFGELAAGSQAIYNGEHGALRVKADSSQMTVEFFAVGDGDTPIDTLQIPRVGKPEGASTKAEAGAGEALPPK
- the floA gene encoding flotillin-like protein FloA (flotillin-like protein involved in membrane lipid rafts) is translated as MLLLGFGFVALIVALIYGPIWFQAYMSNARVSIWSLIGMSLRQVNARVIVQSKIMAMQAGVGNDPNSGITTRRLEAHYLAGGNVPGVIRAIIAAHRADLDLDFDRAAAIDLAGRDVLDAVQTSVNPKVIDCPDPAKSNRTTLSAIAKNGVELKVRARVTVRTNLTQLIGGATEDTIIARVGEGIITSIGSAESHLLVMENPDMISKAVLRRGLDAQTAFTIVSIDIADIDVGENIGARLQADQAEADMRVARAHAEERRAFAVAREQEMKAQVAENRSRVVLAEAEVPLAMATAFRDGNLHVHASNGNGPAKT
- a CDS encoding methyltransferase domain-containing protein, with protein sequence MNLIDLVRRRDRAVLKMPEGLEPCLHQSEDLAMHSLRLAAGAELQIGGFLAFDEMRSMPNDLGWSVARADERHARPVTLRVAAVGAKGERFEVARAELRDTTSNWRPLPLRWPARLKDVEQARLVIGVEEAEGRAGTNTGSVLLGISEALSLRKDLFEYARGNGIEIGPGMSPQVLPSKEIDVRYLEQYPLDKWMAMYGKKYAGNVPEQVRKLWDRYIVGDAQRLENIPDGSLDFIFSSHVFEHLVNPLGTLEVWHKKLRRGGHVLGVVPDANNCFDLRQPLSREEDWLGEWREGTWTFQEHHYEKWVRYTAPDVTTASLRERGYAIHAHYYTPATFGRLLQLATEHLGYANYLVRSCRNSKDFVWLVQA